DNA sequence from the bacterium genome:
GTGAAACCATAGATGATCCCGAGGCGCGCGGCGGTGATGCCGAACCGCGCCGTGCGGCTGGCAAACCGGAGGTCGCAGGCCAGCGCAAGCTCGAGCCCCCCGCCGACGCAGAAGCCGTGGATCATCGCGATCGTCGGCCGGGGAAACGCGGCCAGCGCGCGATCGGCGGCATCCGCCGTGCGGCTGTAGTGCCGCGCGGCCTCGACACCGGACCGCACCTGCTCGAACTCGGAGATATCGGCGCCCGACGCGAACGCGTCCTCGCCGGCCCCGCGGACCACCAGAACCCGGAGGTCGGAATCCGACGCCAGATCGTGCAGCACATCCGGGAGCGCCTTCCACATCTCGAGCGTGATCGCGTTGCGCTTGACCGGACGGTTGAGCACGAGCGTCGCGACCGCCCCTCGAGCGGTCACCACGAGCTCACCCATCGAAAAGCCTCCGGACACCCACAGGGCTTGTGCGTTCGCGCGCGATGCCACCCGTTCCTTTCCCGTGCACGGGCCCGCGATTGTTCTGGCGCAAAAGGAGAACCATCGGGCCGA
Encoded proteins:
- a CDS encoding enoyl-CoA hydratase; the encoded protein is MGELVVTARGAVATLVLNRPVKRNAITLEMWKALPDVLHDLASDSDLRVLVVRGAGEDAFASGADISEFEQVRSGVEAARHYSRTADAADRALAAFPRPTIAMIHGFCVGGGLELALACDLRFASRTARFGITAARLGIIYGFTSTRRLAGIVGPSHARDILFSGRLVGIDEARTMGLVNKVCEPDTVEAQTYDYADRLALQAPLSQRGAKLMLRHLQGEGEMIDSDLAAFVERAYESEDYREGVRAFLEKRRPRFQGR